From Tripterygium wilfordii isolate XIE 37 chromosome 13, ASM1340144v1, whole genome shotgun sequence, the proteins below share one genomic window:
- the LOC120012112 gene encoding B-box zinc finger protein 19-like: MRTLCDACESAAAVVFCAADEAALCRSCDDKVHLCNKLASRHVRVGLAAPSDIPRCDICENAPAFFYCEIDGTSLCLQCDMVVHVGGKRMHGRYLLFRQRVEFPGDKPGQLDDPAFQRTDPGVGENQQNHRASPVPDNGAIDEHAKFDTKMIDLNMKPQRIHGRPNDQ; encoded by the exons ATGCGAACGCTTTGTGACGCCTGCGAAAGCGCCGCCGCCGTCGTGTTTTGCGCCGCCGATGAGGCTGCTCTCTGCCGTTCCTGTGATGATAAG GTCCACTTGTGTAATAAGCTTGCTAGTCGACATGTGCGTGTGGGTCTAGCTGCCCCCAGTGATATCCCTCGCTGTGACATATGTGAAAATGCACCCG CTTTCTTTTACTGTGAGATAGATGGAACTTCACTCTGTTTGCAATGCGATATGGTTGTTCATGTTGGAGGTAAAAGAATGCATGGAAGATATCTGCTGTTCAGGCAGAGAGTTGAG TTTCCTGGGGATAAACCTGGTCAGCTTGATGACCCAGCTTTTCAACGGACAGATCCGGGTGTGGGAGAGAATCAACAGAATCACAGGGCCTCACCTGTTCCAGATAATGGTGCAATTGATGAGCATGCCAAATTTGATACCAAAATGATTGATTTGAACATGAAGCCTCAACGAATACATGGACGACCTAATGATCAG TGA
- the LOC120013652 gene encoding uncharacterized protein LOC120013652, with translation MLVKEIEEVSSFEALPLLSLNHVSLLCRSVWASVQFYEEVLGFVIIKRPSSFNFNGAWLYNYGIGIHLIENPSIDEFDIINEERPINPKDNHLSFQCTDVGIVKRRLEEMGLRYVTAVVEEDGIKVDQVFFHDPDGYMIEICNCDNIPILPISSCSIFKPRMGSYMEKAATLSPCGFMENVMMESLSMDMMNFSF, from the exons atgttgGTGAAGGAGATTGAGGAAGTAAGCAGCTTTGAggcactgcctctactttcatTGAATCATGTGTCTTTGTTGTGCAGATCAGTTTGGGCTTCTGTGCAGTTTTATGAAGAAGTTTTGGGGTTTGTTATAATCAAAAGGCCCTCTTCTTTCAATTTCAATGGAGCATG GTTGTACAATTATGGGATTGGGATACACTTGATTGAGAATCCTTCAATTGATGAATTTGACATTATCAATGAAGAACGCCCAATTAATCCCAAAGACAATCACCTTTCCTTCCAA TGCACTGATGTTGGGATTGTGAAGAGGAGGCTAGAAGAAATGGGCCTGAGATATGTGACAGCAGTAGTAGAGGAGGatggaatcaaagtggatcaagTGTTCTTCCATGACCCAGATGGATATATGATTGAAATCTGCAACTGTGACAACATCCCAATCCTTCCAATCTCTTCTTGCTCAATCTTCAAACCCAGAATGGGAAGTTACATGGAGAAGGCAGCAACCCTAAGCCCATGTGGGTTCATGGAGAATGTGATGATGGAGAGCTTGAGCATGGACATGATGAACTTCTCATTTTGA
- the LOC120011802 gene encoding UPF0183 protein At3g51130-like isoform X3, whose translation MMHQQQHHHLLRPRRRCEGTAMGAIVLDLRPGTGIGPFSLGMPICEAFAQIEHQPNIYDVVHVKYFDEEPFKLDIVISFPDHGFHLRFDPWSQRLRLIEIYDIKRLQMCYATSLIGGPSTLATFVAVYALFGPTFPGSYDKDRGVYSLFYPGLSFAFPIPSQYKDCCHDGEAELPLEFPDGTTPVTCRVSIYDSSTDKKVGVGSSMDKATAPPLPPGSFYMEEVHVELGKELYFQVGGQHIPFGASPQDVWTELGRPCGIHQKQVDQMVIHSASDPRPRTTLCGDYFYNYFTRGLDILFDGQTHKIKKFVLHTNYPGHADFNSYIKCNFVIHSSDVEGSFTEVNYLKNKITPSSKWERVKEFLGDSGRAAIQTQGDEEWAYCNRNSFPVMIIIIRKFK comes from the exons ATGATGCATCAGCAGCAGCATCATCACCTCCTACGACCCCGCCGACGCTGCGAAGGCACGGCCATGGGTGCAATCGTCCTCGATCTCCGTCCAGGAACCGGCATCGGTCCCTTCTCTCTCG GGATGCCAATATGCGAAGCATTTGCTCAAATAGAGCACCAGCCCAATATCTATGATGTTGTCCACGTGAAGTACTTCGATGAG GAACCTTTTAAATTAGATATCGTTATAAGCTTTCCAGATCATGGTTTTCATCTTCGTTTCGATCCTTGGTCCCAG AGATTACGACTTATCGAAATATATGATATCAAACGGCTCCAAATGTGCTATGCCACTTCTCTCATTGG GGGCCCATCCACTCTTGCTACTTTTGTAGCTGTATATGCACTTTTTGGACCAACATTTCCTGGAAGTTATGACAAAGACAGAGGTGTCTACAGTCTATTCTACCCA GGGCTATCCTTTGCATTTCCAATTCCCAGCCAGTATAAAGATTGCTGCCATGATGGAGAAG CAGAACTACCTCTAGAGTTTCCGGATGGAACTACTCCGGTTACTTGTCGTGTTTCTATATATGATAGCTCAACAGACAAAAAAGTCGGTGTTGGGTCCTCAATGGATAAAGCAACTGCTCCTCCATTACCTCCTGGAAGTTTTTACATGGAAGAGGTGCATGTTGAG CTTGGGAAGGAATTATATTTTCAAGTTGGGGGCCAGCATATTCCATTTGGTGCTTCTCCGCAG GATGTGTGGACTGAACTAGGCCGTCCTTGtggaatccatcaaaagcaG GTAGACCAAATGGTTATTCACTCTGCCTCAGACCCTCGACCGAGGACAACTCTTTGTGGAGATTACTTTTACAACTACTTTACTCGTGGACTCGATATCTTATTTGATGGGCAG ACTCATAAAATCAAGAAGTTTGTTTTGCATACTAACTATCCTGGTCATGCGGACTTCAACTCGTACATAAAATGCAATTTTGTCATTCATAGTTCTGACG TCGAGGGATCTTTTACGGAAGTAAATTATTTAAAGAACAAGATCACTCCGAGCTCAAAATGGGAGCGGGTAAAG GAATTTCTTGGGGACTCTGGCCGAGCTGCTATCCAGACACAAG GTGATGAAGAATGGGCATATTGCAACCGTAACTCTTTTCCAGTCATGATAATTATCATCCGTAAGTTCAAGTGA
- the LOC120011802 gene encoding UPF0183 protein At3g51130-like isoform X2, with protein sequence MMHQQQHHHLLRPRRRCEGTAMGAIVLDLRPGTGIGPFSLGMPICEAFAQIEHQPNIYDVVHVKYFDEEPFKLDIVISFPDHGFHLRFDPWSQRLRLIEIYDIKRLQMCYATSLIGGPSTLATFVAVYALFGPTFPGSYDKDRGVYSLFYPGLSFAFPIPSQYKDCCHDGEELPLEFPDGTTPVTCRVSIYDSSTDKKVGVGSSMDKATAPPLPPGSFYMEEVHVELGKELYFQVGGQHIPFGASPQDVWTELGRPCGIHQKQVDQMVIHSASDPRPRTTLCGDYFYNYFTRGLDILFDGQTHKIKKFVLHTNYPGHADFNSYIKCNFVIHSSDVEGSFTEVNYLKNKITPSSKWERVKEFLGDSGRAAIQTQGSKNNPFGSSFVYGYQNIAFEVMKNGHIATVTLFQS encoded by the exons ATGATGCATCAGCAGCAGCATCATCACCTCCTACGACCCCGCCGACGCTGCGAAGGCACGGCCATGGGTGCAATCGTCCTCGATCTCCGTCCAGGAACCGGCATCGGTCCCTTCTCTCTCG GGATGCCAATATGCGAAGCATTTGCTCAAATAGAGCACCAGCCCAATATCTATGATGTTGTCCACGTGAAGTACTTCGATGAG GAACCTTTTAAATTAGATATCGTTATAAGCTTTCCAGATCATGGTTTTCATCTTCGTTTCGATCCTTGGTCCCAG AGATTACGACTTATCGAAATATATGATATCAAACGGCTCCAAATGTGCTATGCCACTTCTCTCATTGG GGGCCCATCCACTCTTGCTACTTTTGTAGCTGTATATGCACTTTTTGGACCAACATTTCCTGGAAGTTATGACAAAGACAGAGGTGTCTACAGTCTATTCTACCCA GGGCTATCCTTTGCATTTCCAATTCCCAGCCAGTATAAAGATTGCTGCCATGATGGAGAAG AACTACCTCTAGAGTTTCCGGATGGAACTACTCCGGTTACTTGTCGTGTTTCTATATATGATAGCTCAACAGACAAAAAAGTCGGTGTTGGGTCCTCAATGGATAAAGCAACTGCTCCTCCATTACCTCCTGGAAGTTTTTACATGGAAGAGGTGCATGTTGAG CTTGGGAAGGAATTATATTTTCAAGTTGGGGGCCAGCATATTCCATTTGGTGCTTCTCCGCAG GATGTGTGGACTGAACTAGGCCGTCCTTGtggaatccatcaaaagcaG GTAGACCAAATGGTTATTCACTCTGCCTCAGACCCTCGACCGAGGACAACTCTTTGTGGAGATTACTTTTACAACTACTTTACTCGTGGACTCGATATCTTATTTGATGGGCAG ACTCATAAAATCAAGAAGTTTGTTTTGCATACTAACTATCCTGGTCATGCGGACTTCAACTCGTACATAAAATGCAATTTTGTCATTCATAGTTCTGACG TCGAGGGATCTTTTACGGAAGTAAATTATTTAAAGAACAAGATCACTCCGAGCTCAAAATGGGAGCGGGTAAAG GAATTTCTTGGGGACTCTGGCCGAGCTGCTATCCAGACACAAGGTTCTAAGAACAATCCCTTTGGATCTAGTTTTGTCTATGGTTATCAAAATATTGCTTTTGAG GTGATGAAGAATGGGCATATTGCAACCGTAACTCTTTTCCAGTCATGA
- the LOC120011802 gene encoding UPF0183 protein At3g51130-like isoform X1 has translation MMHQQQHHHLLRPRRRCEGTAMGAIVLDLRPGTGIGPFSLGMPICEAFAQIEHQPNIYDVVHVKYFDEEPFKLDIVISFPDHGFHLRFDPWSQRLRLIEIYDIKRLQMCYATSLIGGPSTLATFVAVYALFGPTFPGSYDKDRGVYSLFYPGLSFAFPIPSQYKDCCHDGEAELPLEFPDGTTPVTCRVSIYDSSTDKKVGVGSSMDKATAPPLPPGSFYMEEVHVELGKELYFQVGGQHIPFGASPQDVWTELGRPCGIHQKQVDQMVIHSASDPRPRTTLCGDYFYNYFTRGLDILFDGQTHKIKKFVLHTNYPGHADFNSYIKCNFVIHSSDVEGSFTEVNYLKNKITPSSKWERVKEFLGDSGRAAIQTQGSKNNPFGSSFVYGYQNIAFEVMKNGHIATVTLFQS, from the exons ATGATGCATCAGCAGCAGCATCATCACCTCCTACGACCCCGCCGACGCTGCGAAGGCACGGCCATGGGTGCAATCGTCCTCGATCTCCGTCCAGGAACCGGCATCGGTCCCTTCTCTCTCG GGATGCCAATATGCGAAGCATTTGCTCAAATAGAGCACCAGCCCAATATCTATGATGTTGTCCACGTGAAGTACTTCGATGAG GAACCTTTTAAATTAGATATCGTTATAAGCTTTCCAGATCATGGTTTTCATCTTCGTTTCGATCCTTGGTCCCAG AGATTACGACTTATCGAAATATATGATATCAAACGGCTCCAAATGTGCTATGCCACTTCTCTCATTGG GGGCCCATCCACTCTTGCTACTTTTGTAGCTGTATATGCACTTTTTGGACCAACATTTCCTGGAAGTTATGACAAAGACAGAGGTGTCTACAGTCTATTCTACCCA GGGCTATCCTTTGCATTTCCAATTCCCAGCCAGTATAAAGATTGCTGCCATGATGGAGAAG CAGAACTACCTCTAGAGTTTCCGGATGGAACTACTCCGGTTACTTGTCGTGTTTCTATATATGATAGCTCAACAGACAAAAAAGTCGGTGTTGGGTCCTCAATGGATAAAGCAACTGCTCCTCCATTACCTCCTGGAAGTTTTTACATGGAAGAGGTGCATGTTGAG CTTGGGAAGGAATTATATTTTCAAGTTGGGGGCCAGCATATTCCATTTGGTGCTTCTCCGCAG GATGTGTGGACTGAACTAGGCCGTCCTTGtggaatccatcaaaagcaG GTAGACCAAATGGTTATTCACTCTGCCTCAGACCCTCGACCGAGGACAACTCTTTGTGGAGATTACTTTTACAACTACTTTACTCGTGGACTCGATATCTTATTTGATGGGCAG ACTCATAAAATCAAGAAGTTTGTTTTGCATACTAACTATCCTGGTCATGCGGACTTCAACTCGTACATAAAATGCAATTTTGTCATTCATAGTTCTGACG TCGAGGGATCTTTTACGGAAGTAAATTATTTAAAGAACAAGATCACTCCGAGCTCAAAATGGGAGCGGGTAAAG GAATTTCTTGGGGACTCTGGCCGAGCTGCTATCCAGACACAAGGTTCTAAGAACAATCCCTTTGGATCTAGTTTTGTCTATGGTTATCAAAATATTGCTTTTGAG GTGATGAAGAATGGGCATATTGCAACCGTAACTCTTTTCCAGTCATGA